TCCCAGATGGCGCCGGGGCGCATGGCATCGCTCACGGTGTCGGTCTTCTCTTCGGAATGGTCATGGGCGAGATCGGGAGCGACGAACACGGGTCTTCTCCTCCTGGGTATGAAATCGGCGAAAGGGGCGGATGGCGTCGACCCGGAGCCTGTTGGCGGCGGGCCGGGAGGGATCAGGACTGGGCCCAGGGCAGGCCCTCGAACTTCCAGCCCGCCACGTGGCCGCGCCGGCCCTCGGGGTCGAGCGGGCCTTCGAAGCCGCCGGTCACGTTGAAGCAATGGGGATAGCCCGCCGCCGTCATCGCGATGGCTGCCGCTTTCGAGCGGACGCCGGAGCGGCAGAGGAAATAGAGCGGCGTCGACTGTGCCAGCCCGCGAGCGGTCAACGCATCGCGCAGCTTGCCGACGAATTCGGCGTCAACGTCCATTTTCGGAAAAACCTGCCATTCGGCGCGCAAAGGCGTCTTGTTGACCGATTTCAGATCGGGAAGCCCGACATAGGCCCATTCCGCCGTCGTCCGCACATCAACGATCTGAGCCTGTTCGTTCTGCGTGATGGCATCGAAACTCTCGCTCGGGCTGACGTCGCCGGCATATCCGGCATGATCTGAAGACGACATTCTCACCTCGCGCCAACGGCATAGCGTTGGCGCGCCTCATCTGCGTTCAATTGTGCGGCTCGTTTGTTCAGACGCCGCCGCATACCGCAGTACGCAGCCATCCGATCCACATGGGTTTCATAGACGTCGAGAGAGAACGATCAGCCGCTTCTTGCCGTTTAGGGACAAAGACGCAGCCGCCCCGAAAACGACCGGGGTCGAACCTTCAGACCTTCAATGAAACCCGGAGTGGCCCCCCCGAGTGCTTTTGACGATACACAGGGGCCTTGGGAGCGGCAACGGAATTCGGTGAAGAAAGGGTTAATCTGGAACACTTGACTCAGAGGCAGAATTCGCGGTTTGCCGGGGCCTCTTTCAAGCCTCTGATGAATCGGCAAAATCCAAAAGGCCACGAACGGACTGCGTGAAGGGGCTGGCTGTAAGAGGCTGTCACATGGAGGTACTGGAGTGCCGCAGGCTCCATCATGTCGCCTCCGTAACGATCTGTCCCCTCGATAGGCTATTGAAAAATATACGGAAATTGTGTGAGGGCGGCTGTCAAGAAAATGACACCATCCGGGGCGCGAAAGCCGTGTAACGGCAATTTTTCGCTTGTCATCCTGCTGTGGCAATCAGGCAACGGCGACGCCGCGTCAGCTGACGTGACGGCAGTCTCGCGGAATCCCAGACAGCAAAAAGCCCGGCCAGAACGACCGGGCTTTCATGGATTTCAACGACGCCGCAGAGGAGCGATCAGGCGCCGATCTTGGCGATCTGGTGAGCCAGGCGAGACACCTTCCGGGAAGCGGTGTTCTTGTGCAGAACCCCCTTCTGGGCGGCGCGCATGATCTCCGGCTCGGCGGCGCGGAGAGCTGCGGTCGCGGCGGTCTTGTCGCCGCTGGCGATGGCGTCGTCGAGCTTGCGCAGGAAGGTGCGCATGCGCGAGCGGCGCGACTGGTTGACTGCGGTGCGCCGCGCGATAACGCGAGCGGCCTTCTTGGCAGATGCCGTATTGGCCATGGGTCTTGTCCCGGAGGCTGGTCCGGACATATCCGGATCAAACAAAATGATGTCGGCGACACGGGGGCCGCCAGAGAGCGGCGTGTATAGTCGCGACGCCCCCAGCCGTCAACTGGCCTGAGGCGGGCCCTGCAAAAATACAGCAGGACGCCCCGATCGGGCCGCATTAGAACTGCGGTCCCTTCGAGCCGAATGCCCGCGAGTGCCCATGCCCGTCGCCCAGACCCGCAATTTCGGCAAGGTCCTTTTCTGGATGATCGGCTCGCTTCTGTCGTTCTGCGCCATCGCCGTGTCAATCCGCGCGCTGCAGAACACGCTGACCATCTTCGAGATCCTGTCGCTGCGCAACCTCGGCGGATTGGTGATCCTCGGCGCCATGGCGCTGGTCGTGCCCGATCCGAGCCAACGCCTTGCGCCGGTCCGGCCCCGGATTCACATCCTGCGCAACACGATCCACTTCGTCGGTCAGGCTCTCTGGGCCTATGGCGTGACGGTGCTGCCGCTGGCCACCGTCTTTGCGGTTGAGTTCACCTCACCCGCCTGGGTGGCACTGCTCGCCGTCATCTTCCTGAAGGAACGGATGAGCTGGCCGCGCGCGGCGGCTCTGGTCCTCGGCTTTGCCGGGGTGCTGGTGATCCTGCGCCCTGGCATGGAGAGCTTCCGTCCCGCGAGCCTGGCGGTCGCCGCCGCCGCCTTCTGCTTCGGCGTCCAGCTCACGACGACCAAGTTCCTGACAGGGTCGAACTCGACCTGGACCATCCTGTTCTGGATGAACGTGATGCAATGGCCGATCAACATGCTGGCCAATATGGCGATCGGAGAGCCCTTCTGGTTCTACGGCAAGCTCAGCCTCGATCTCTGGCTGCCCCTGCTCGGCATTCTCGTCTGCGGATTGACGGCACATTACTGCGTGACCAACGCGTTCCGGTACGGCGACGCCATCGTGGTGACGCCGATCGATTTCCTGCGGGTGCCGCTGATCGGCATCGTCGGCTGGCTGTTCTATGCCGAGCAGCCGGAACTGGCGGTCTGGGTCGGCGCTGGCATCGTGATGATCGGCGTCTTCACCAATATCTACTTCGAATCCCGCGCTCGCGCGTGAGGCGTCCCGATGCGGCACGCATCCGTTAACGACCCCGGCGCTGAAAGGGCTTTCATCCACGGCACGCCGCCCCCAACCGGTCGCCGCCGCCGCATATGAAATACAGCACCATTATGGATTGGCGTGCGAAGAACAGACCGGGCTCATCGGCGTCCTCGCGATTCGGACACCCTTCGTTCGGGCAATGGACCGAAGGTTAACGTCGGACCGCCCTGAATGGCCGATCGGACACACCTGGTCTTCATCATGCTGGCCCATTCTTCCTTAGTGCTTGCGCCATCCCCCGGGATCGGCTAGGCAGATTAGGAACAGCGGGCGCAAAGCCCGCGTCTTGACCGAGGAAACGTCTTTGCCGATCGCGCGTGCCACTGCACCGATCCGCATTCGCGCATTTGGCGCCACGCCCTCGCTTTCGCTGCTTCTTCTTATTCGCCCCTGAGCACCGGCAGGGCCGATCGGCCTTGGCGCTCAGGGGAACAGCCACCGCACCCGAAACACGGGCCGGCGAAGCGATGCGCCTGAGACGCAGCCGCCGGCAGAGACCCGAAGGATCAGCATCATGACCACTTCCTCCAAGGACCGCGTCGTCATCTTCGACACCACCTTGCGCGACGGCGAGCAGTGCCCCGGCGCCACCATGACGCTCGAGGAGAAGCTGCAGGTCGCCGACCTGCTCGACGAAATGGGCGTCGACATCATCGAAGCGGGCTTCCCGATCGCCTCCAACGGCGATTTCGAGGCGGTCGTCGCCATCGCCAAGCGCATCAAGAACGCCACCGTCACCGGTCTCGCCCGGGCCGGCATGGCGGACATCGACCGCGCCGGCGAGGCTGTGCGCCACGCCGTCAAGCCGCGGATCCACACCTTCCTCTCCACGTCGCCTGTGCACATGAAGCACAAGCTGCAGAAGGAGCCGGATCAGGTCCTCGAGATGGTGATCGCCTCGGTCGCCCGCGCCCGCAACCATGTCGGCGATGTCGAATGGTCGGCCGAGGACGGCACGCGCACCGAGCACGACTTCCTCTGCCGCTGCGTGGAGGCTGCCATCAAGGCCGGCGCCACCACGATCAACATCCCCGACACTGTCGGCTACACCGCGCCCCACGAATACAAGGCGCTGTTCGAGATGGTGCGCGCCCGCGTGCCGAATTCCGACAAGGCGATCTTCTCGGTCCATTGCCACAACGATCTCGGCATGGCGGTGGCCAATTCACTGGCCGGCGTCGAGGGCGGCGCCCGCCAGATCGAATGCACGATCAATGGCATCGGCGAGCGTGCCGGCAATGCGGCTCTGGAAGAGATCGTCATGGCGATCAAGACCCGCAACGACATCTTCCGCTATGAGTGCGGCATCGACACGAAGATGCTCACCCGCGCCTCGAAGCTCGTCTCCACCGTCACTTCGTTCCCGGTGCAGTACAACAAGGCGATCGTCGGCCGGAACGCCTTCGCCCATGAGAGCGGCATCCACCAGGATGGCATGCTGAAGAACACCCAGACTTACGAGATCATGACGCCGGATTCGGTGGGCGTGAAGGCGACCTCGCTGGTCATGGGCAAGCACTCTGGCCGCAACGCCTTCAAGGACAAGCTGAAGCACCTCGGCTACTCGCTGACCGACAACCAGCTGGAAGATGCCTTCTTCCGCTTCAAGGAGCTCGCCGACCGGAAGAAGGTGATCTACGACGAGGATATCGAGGCTCTCGTCGACGAGCGGATCGCCCATTCTCAGGACAGCATGAAGGTCATGTCGCTGCTGGTGGTCGCCGGCACGATGGGCCCACAGGCGGCAACCCTGACGCTGGACCTCGATGGCGTGCACAAGACCGTGCAGGCCACCGGCAACGGTCCGGTCGACGCTGTGTTCAACGCCATCAAGGCGATCGTGCCGCACGAGGCGATCCTGGAACTCTACCAGGTTCACGCCGTCACCGCGGGCACGGATGCCCAGGCCGAGGTTTCCGTTCGCCTGCAGGCGGCCGGCCAGACCTATACCGGCAAGGGCGCCGACCCGGACACGCTGGTCTCCTCGGCCAAGGCCTACCTCTCGGCGCTCAACAAGCTGATCGCCAAGCGCGAGCGCCTGCATCCCCAGCGCGGCATCGAAGCAGCCGAGTAAGGCCACAGGCATGCGCATCGGCATCGATCTCGGTGGCACCAAGATCGAGATCCTGGCCCTCGACGATGAGGGCCGGGAATGCCTGCGCCGGCGGGTTCCGACCCCCCGGCACGACTATCGCGCGATTGTCGATGCCATCAGCAGCCTTGTCGGGGCAGCCGAGGCGGAGCTCGGCGTCACCGCGACCGTCGGCGTCGGCATTCCCGGCGCCGTGTCGCCGGCGACGGGCCTCGTCAAGAACGCCAATACCGTAGTCCTGATCGGACAGCCGCTCGATCGCGACCTTGGCGCCGCGCTCGGCCGCCCTGTGCGGGTTGAGAACGACGCCAATTGCTTCGTGCTCTCCGAGGCCGTGGACGGTGCGGGCAGGGGGGCCGACGTGGTCTTCGGTGCCATTCTCGGCACAGGCGTCGGCGCCGGAATCATCATTGGCGGGCGGATCATCCCCGGTCGTCACCTCATTGCCGGCGAGTGGGGGCACAATCCCTTGCCCTGGCCCTCCGTGGAGGAGGTCGTCCGCGCGCCCACCTGCTATTGCGGCCGCAAGGGGTGCCTGGAGACCTGGGTGTCCGGCCCGGCCTTTGCCTCGGACTTCAAGCGTCAAACCGGCCGCGAGACCTCGTCCGAGGCCATTATTGCGGAAGCGGTCGCTGGCGAGGCTCCGGCGGTCGCGGCCTATGACGCCTATCTCGACCGCCTCGCGCGCGGCCTCGCCCACGTGGTCAACATTCTCGACCCCGACGTCATCATCCTCGGGGGCGGCATGGGCAAGATCGAGCGGCTCTATGCCGACCTTCCGACTGCCGTGCGCCCCTATGTGTTCTCCGATGCCTTCACCACGCCGATCCGACCGCCGACCCATGGGGATTCCTCAGGCGTTCGGGGCGCGGCTTGGCTCTGGCCGGCCGATCCCACGCCCTGAACAGGGCAGCCAGACGGCCAATTGTTCACGATGCTGAAAATACCTGCGACAGCGTTCTGGACATGGGCGGATGTCTCTGATAGTCACCGCCCTCTCGTGAAGCGGCCTCGGTCGCGGACGGGACGGGTGATTAGCTCAGTTGGTAGAGCAGCTGACTCTTAATCAGCGGGTCGTAGGTTCGAGCCCTACATCACCCACCAAATACCCCTGACTGTTCAGGGTGTTATGAGAAGCTATGCTTCTCTCCTTCGCACCAGCTTGGCCGGCGGACCCGCTGCGGACCCCCGGAGCTTTCGGTGGTTATTTTATGCTCCTGCCGAGAACGGCGTGGGCGGTACGGTTGAGTTCAATGCCGATCAGATCCCGTGGAGCACTGTGAACACAGAGGTGGTCCCGACAATTCGACAAACGATCGCGCCCCACATGCCGTTTGACTCCTCGCCCATAGATCAACGCCGCTTGGGTATAGGGCATGCCGAAGCCGCAGCGGGCGCTTGCTCCCGCGACCCAAGGGCTTCTCTTCCTTGAGCTTCGACGTTTCGTTTGTAGCCGAAGTCGCGACTTGCCCGACCGGCGGCGAACGGAACGTTACAATATCTCGCAACACGCCTACTCGATCATGATGCGAAAAGCTTCGCTTTGGCCAACAATTAGATTCGTCCGCCTTAGGATCAAAAACGCTTCAACCAAGTGCACGCCTCGGTATTTAAGATGCTCCCAGCGGCAGTTGTCTGATTCTGGCTTCTCGAGCTTGCCGCGCAGAGCGTTCTCCCGCGCTGCTGCCTCGTCGGTGTTGGTCACGCGCCACATGACCGTGTGCTCGGCCGGAAGAAAGGGTAATCCCATTCTTGTCGTCGCCCGGAAGTGTAGCCAGTTGCCCGCTACTAGCGACTCTAGCGACTGAATCTCCTTCACACGCTGCGTACCGAGGTTGTTGCGGTGCAAATCGGCCCGCACCGTAACCAGGATTTGCTGATTGGCAGGGGCCTTGTTCCAGCGTGGAGCCTCCATGTACGGCCGCCGGTTGAAGCTCGCCGGCAGTATGCTGCCTCCGAAGCGCTTGATTGCATCTACCAGATCGCCTGCGAAATGCGATGCGTCAACCAAGTTGCTGCGCATATTCGCGACGACCACATGACCGACTGACTTGCCCTCGTCCACCACGACACCGGCGGCAAAGCTACCGCCGAACACTCGGCGCCATTTCGCGATGCTTTCGGAGCGGTCTTGCTCGTCGTATGCATCGTCGATCCATTTCCGGTACCTGTGGATCTGGTCGCGAAAGTTTGCGTACTGTTCACCCGTCCAATCGTCAGCGAAATTTTCATCCGGCAGATATGGGTTTGTGACCGCCGGCTTTAGAGGGTTCGACTGCAGCCAGTCGTCCATCCGGCCAAACAACGTTTTAAGCGCTGTCGGCGTGTCAGCGAACAGCGAACTCCCTTGGTCGACCTGGCTAATGCGATAGCCAAGGATTGTTGTGAGCAACACGGACGAGCAGTTGAATCGCGTCTTGATGTCCCTCAGGTACTTGATAAGTCGCGTGACCTTTCTGAAGCTATTTGCACCGGAGTAGCTGTTCCGCTGCACGAGCCATTCTGTGTATTGCCGTGGCTCCGTGGGCTCGAATTGGTTTGAATCGCGATTGCAGACCTCAAGCCGTTGAGAGCCCCCACGGTTCACAAGGACCGGTGCAATATCGACTTTTTTTTCGTTCGCATACGTGATGGTGACGCAGTGAGACCACCGTTTTACCATTTCCTTGTACGTGCTGTTCGCCCTGAACGCGTCGTACAGCGTTTGGATGTATTTCGCAGCCTCCCAGTCGTCGACCGGCTGTACGAAGACGATTAGGTCGGCGTCGAACTCGCCCTGATCGACCGGCTTGATGATCGTCTTGTGGGCCCAGGAACCTTGTTCCATCCATCCGCGCACGTGCGGCGCCCACGCCGACGCTCGCACAACATTCTTAATGGCCTCGGTACTCGTCTCGATGGACTTGATACGCGTATCGTCGAGGTTGACCGCATCCTTGAGAAAGTCCTTGAACAGCTCTACGTGCTTCATTGCGCCGCGCCCCTCCATTGCGCGCGCGCAGCGGCCCGGTCATTCTGATACTTCGCCCAGCGTTGCTCTAGCTCTTTCTGATAGGAGCCGTACACGAGTGGCACACTCTCGGGGCAACCCTCTACCGCGGAGTTGTAGTCGGCAAAGGCTAGCAGCACGTCGGGCATTGGGTAGCCCGCACGGTCAGCGACCATGAGCCGGTTACGGATCTGCTTAATCTCTTCGGCCGCGGCACGGTGTAGCCGCCACGCACCCAGAACGTCGGCAGATAACACAAACACCATAAGCGCGAGGAGTACGCGTGCTATCACCATGCCGGTATCGCGTTCCATCGTCGGGATGCTCACCAGTGCGATGATGAGAAACAGCGCTCCGAAAAAGAGTACAATACCAAGCATAACGTGCGCGCTCTTCCGCTGCAGAAACTCGCTGAAGAGCGCCGATTCCTCAATCATTTCTGCCAGGCGGGCTGGGCCATGAGTTTCTTTCGTGGCGTAGTAGTCGGGGTTTTCACATTCGCGCGCACGTTCCGAAGTGACCGTAAAGCGTTCCCGCAGGCTCTGTATCTCGCTTGGTGATAGGGGTTGATCGAGCCCGCCGAGCAGTAGCGCGCCTCGGCGAGCGGCTTGGGCAGCAGACCTAGCTGTGACGTAGAATTCATTTAGTGTCCACCATGCGACAAGCAGCACGGCGGCCGCGATCGCGAGCAAATAAAGCACTACCTTTTCATGATCCGGAATAACGACCGATACCGCGGCCGGCACTGCCGCGAGCAGCTGGACGAAAAATAGTCGAACTCGGATGCGGCCGGATTTGTCAAACTCTGCTCGCAGGTAGCCCACCAGGTTCTCCGATGTGAGCGTCATTGCCCCAACCCCTTTGTATCTCGGTTCGCCCGCTGCTCTACGCGACAAGCAATAGATAGAAGACGCTGCCACCGAATGGTACACGCGAGGCTCAACGATAACCAATGACGCTGAACCTCCTCCAGAGTTGGGTAGAGTCCGTCGACCATGGAGACGGACGACGCGACCCTCGCGGTTCACGGAAAAGCAGATCATCGGGATGCTGATGGAGCAGGAGGCCGGAGCGAAGACGTCTGTCGCGGGCACGGCATCTCGTCGGCGGCGTTCGACGAAGGTTTGGGTATCGAAGGATCCACGGGGTGGCCGCTTCAGGACGCTTGCCGTCGTCGACGCCTATACTCGGACATGCTTGGCGCTGATCGCTGACACCTCGCTTTCCGGCCTGCAGTCGTGCGCGAGCTGATGCTGCCATCCAGTGGCGCGGCCAGCCCGCCACGATCGTCTCCGATATCGGCACGGAACTGACCTCGGTCGCAGTCCTGCGGTGATGCCAGCAAACCGGCGTCGAATGGCACCACGTCGCGCCGGGAAAGCGCATGCCAAGCGCCTTGTCGAGAGTTTCAACGGGCGCTTCTGGGACGAATGTCTCAACGACACGCTGTTCTCGACGCTCGCTGAGGTTCGCAGCGCCATCAAATAATGGAAAGAGCGCTTCAACCGTCACCGACCGCACTCAGCGCTCGGCAACGTAACGCCGGCCGAGTTCGCAATGAAACCCACACTGGAAAGACAGGCCGCTTAAGGCCAAACCCAAGTCTCTCCCTCAAACCGGAGGAGAAAAACGGTCTCGGGTCATGCGCGGCGCCCGATGTGGTTCATGACACGACCGACGGGCGAGAGCCAGCCGGCTACAAAGAGCAGTGCCTGCGGAAAGCCATTCGGCCATCACGACCAGCCGACTCTTCAACATTATCATGGTAGCTTATGTGCTCTTGCCCACACTAGCAGGACAAATAAGTGAAGCGCTCGGATCCCGTCGGTCCCGAATTTTATGTCCCACTCACCAGCGCCGAGAGTTTCTCCGACGCCGCTTTTTATCTGGCGGCCGCGCTTTCAGTTGCCGTCCTATTCGTGGACCGCGCCGCGAATCTCCGGGCTTATGACCTCGTTCAAGGGGCATTCGCCCTTTCGGTCATATGTCATTTCCTGTCCGGAATCGTGATCAAAGTGTACTTTTCCGCCCGGGCACATGCAGCGCGTGTCGCAGACTTTGTTTCGAACGCGTTTCTAGTTCCGCTGACAGCGACCCCATCCGAGGGCTATTATAACACCCCGAGCGGTGACGCCTTTGTGAGGCTGGGAGCATCTGTACTGGAAAATGCCCTATTTACGAAAAGAATTGTTGCTCGGATGCTGTGCTTCGAGCGCTGGCGTATCTCATTGTATCTTTTCGTGTGGATCAGCGCTGTCCTCTACAGGGCCACAGACCTTGCGATTGTTGCCGTCGCCGCGCAGGTGCTCTTTAGCGAGCAGCTGCTGTCGCGCTTTGTCCGGATGGAGTGGCTGAGATTACGAGTGGAAAAGGTTCACGACGACCTTTTTCGGCTATTTCAAGGCAGTGCGGACCGTGAAAGCAAGGAGTTCCGAGCACGTGTCATCCAGGCTATGGTCCTATACGAGACGAGCAAAGCTCAAGCCGCCATCTCGCTGTCATCCCGCTTGTTTGAAAAGCTGAATGGCGAGCTGTCACGCAGCTGGGAGAATACTCGCACTCAACTCGGCTTGGCCGGCCCAACCGGCGGAGACCCATGAACAGGGGGCGCTACAGGTAGGCAGGCGAGCTTTGTCGCAAGGATCGTACGAATAGCGGGGCCGCTGACGTAAGCACCTACCTCGGCACAGCCCGAACGTGTATTGTCGACTGAGGTTGCCATCCAGTTGAAGCTGCTGATCACGATATCATCTTCATCCCAACCGATGTACTTAGCATGCACATCGTCGAGCCGCTCGATTGATATGCCTCGTTTTGCAATTTCGTCCGCGCAAGGTACATGTCCCTCTTGCAGAAGAAATTTACTTGGACGCGAATACTTGACACGGACGCTCACCCCGCGTTTAGCCGCGGTCTCCATGGGGACCAGAACCGAGATCTCCGCAGCAAGACCGTACAAGTCGCATACCAACTCGATGTCGTTCTTAGCTACGTCCCGAGCGTGTGTGATGCAGGCATAATGATCCCGATCGGTTAGGAGCGTAATAGAGTGGGTGCCACTCTCGCTTTGTACGCGAGACTGCTGCCGCATGTCCGACCAAATGGCGTTGAGTCTCCGCGCTGTCCCGCTCCATGTCCCGACCGACGGCAGTTGGCTCGTCAGCAACCGGCTCATTAGCTTAGTCGCAAACAGCAGGCTTCGAGTGCGAAGCGATACTTCAAGCCAGTCAAACTCAGAGGACAGAAAATTACAGCTTCCGACGATGGTTACCCACCTGCGCGTAGCGCGATCGTCGTAGATTATTATCTTGGCGTGCGATCCGGATGAGTCCGGCGACAAGCATACTCTGCTTTTCGCCGCTGGTGGCAGGGTAGCCAATATCGCCAGGCTATCCGTAATTTTCTTGGATGGCTTGTTGGATTCGGGATCGTTATGTAGCCCCCACAAGAGCTCGATCCTAACCCGACGTCGCGCTGCTCGCTCCAAATCAGGTAAAAGCTCTTGAATAGTGTTGGGGCTAATGAAGCACGAGTGAATCACGATCGTAGATCGTGCAGCTTCCAATGCCTCTTTCAGCATCGCCAAATGCGCATCGCCACCGACGATCAGATCGTCCGGGCCAATATCGTCACGCGCGACGCTGCCGGCCGGTTGGGCCTTGGGTGTGTAAGCGGAGACTTCTGTATCTGTCGTTCCCGCCGAGACATCCAGAAGCAACTGCCGAAGCGCCATCGGTGTGCCCGGAGGCAATCCGGTCTGGACCTCTCCAAATGCGATACCAATCCGCGCAAAATACGGCGATGGGGGACGGAACTGTGGAGTTTCAGGCTCTAGGCTCTCGTCCATGTTGAGACGGAAAAGGTCTCGGAGCGCCGCATCGTTCGGCTTGAAGGTCTGCATCTGGGCCGATATCGTTTCTTCACCCGCAGGGAGGTCTCTTTCGTGCACCAGATCTAGGTCGTCCGCGCGCATCCAGTGGCCTGTGACCCGTTCAACGCAAACCGCGTCCCACCGCACGTCCCTCTGGAGCCGCTCTGGCAGATCCTGCTGACTCGCCCATTTGCGTCCCGCAACAGTTGCGGCGAAATATGTTCGGCTATCCTGGCTGCGTACTTCCACCCAATTGGCGCGCAGCAAGTTGATGAGAGCCTCGATCACAAGTCGCTGCGGAAGATTGGAGATTATCGAAAGCTCCAGGGCTGTGCGTTTCGCTCCAGCACATTCGACGAGTAGCATATGTTCGATGATGCTCCATCGGCGGCCGAAACTAAAAGAATAGCTTACTGCCATTCGATATAGGGGTAAATACACGTATTTCATTTGTATTTAACGCGAAAGACCGTGTTTGCCTTTTCGGCCTTCCCCAGCTCATCCATGAGGCGACCGATGTAGGCGTGTTCGTCATAGTCACTTGTGTTCTCATCACATCGAGAGGCAAAGAAATCCCACGACCCGACGATCACCAGTTTATGTTTTGCACGA
This region of Phreatobacter aquaticus genomic DNA includes:
- a CDS encoding SMODS domain-containing nucleotidyltransferase, with amino-acid sequence MKHVELFKDFLKDAVNLDDTRIKSIETSTEAIKNVVRASAWAPHVRGWMEQGSWAHKTIIKPVDQGEFDADLIVFVQPVDDWEAAKYIQTLYDAFRANSTYKEMVKRWSHCVTITYANEKKVDIAPVLVNRGGSQRLEVCNRDSNQFEPTEPRQYTEWLVQRNSYSGANSFRKVTRLIKYLRDIKTRFNCSSVLLTTILGYRISQVDQGSSLFADTPTALKTLFGRMDDWLQSNPLKPAVTNPYLPDENFADDWTGEQYANFRDQIHRYRKWIDDAYDEQDRSESIAKWRRVFGGSFAAGVVVDEGKSVGHVVVANMRSNLVDASHFAGDLVDAIKRFGGSILPASFNRRPYMEAPRWNKAPANQQILVTVRADLHRNNLGTQRVKEIQSLESLVAGNWLHFRATTRMGLPFLPAEHTVMWRVTNTDEAAARENALRGKLEKPESDNCRWEHLKYRGVHLVEAFLILRRTNLIVGQSEAFRIMIE
- a CDS encoding rhodanese-like domain-containing protein; this encodes MSSSDHAGYAGDVSPSESFDAITQNEQAQIVDVRTTAEWAYVGLPDLKSVNKTPLRAEWQVFPKMDVDAEFVGKLRDALTARGLAQSTPLYFLCRSGVRSKAAAIAMTAAGYPHCFNVTGGFEGPLDPEGRRGHVAGWKFEGLPWAQS
- a CDS encoding DMT family transporter → MPVAQTRNFGKVLFWMIGSLLSFCAIAVSIRALQNTLTIFEILSLRNLGGLVILGAMALVVPDPSQRLAPVRPRIHILRNTIHFVGQALWAYGVTVLPLATVFAVEFTSPAWVALLAVIFLKERMSWPRAAALVLGFAGVLVILRPGMESFRPASLAVAAAAFCFGVQLTTTKFLTGSNSTWTILFWMNVMQWPINMLANMAIGEPFWFYGKLSLDLWLPLLGILVCGLTAHYCVTNAFRYGDAIVVTPIDFLRVPLIGIVGWLFYAEQPELAVWVGAGIVMIGVFTNIYFESRARA
- a CDS encoding phospholipase D-like domain-containing protein — protein: MAVSYSFSFGRRWSIIEHMLLVECAGAKRTALELSIISNLPQRLVIEALINLLRANWVEVRSQDSRTYFAATVAGRKWASQQDLPERLQRDVRWDAVCVERVTGHWMRADDLDLVHERDLPAGEETISAQMQTFKPNDAALRDLFRLNMDESLEPETPQFRPPSPYFARIGIAFGEVQTGLPPGTPMALRQLLLDVSAGTTDTEVSAYTPKAQPAGSVARDDIGPDDLIVGGDAHLAMLKEALEAARSTIVIHSCFISPNTIQELLPDLERAARRRVRIELLWGLHNDPESNKPSKKITDSLAILATLPPAAKSRVCLSPDSSGSHAKIIIYDDRATRRWVTIVGSCNFLSSEFDWLEVSLRTRSLLFATKLMSRLLTSQLPSVGTWSGTARRLNAIWSDMRQQSRVQSESGTHSITLLTDRDHYACITHARDVAKNDIELVCDLYGLAAEISVLVPMETAAKRGVSVRVKYSRPSKFLLQEGHVPCADEIAKRGISIERLDDVHAKYIGWDEDDIVISSFNWMATSVDNTRSGCAEVGAYVSGPAIRTILATKLACLPVAPPVHGSPPVGPAKPS
- a CDS encoding ROK family protein, whose product is MRIGIDLGGTKIEILALDDEGRECLRRRVPTPRHDYRAIVDAISSLVGAAEAELGVTATVGVGIPGAVSPATGLVKNANTVVLIGQPLDRDLGAALGRPVRVENDANCFVLSEAVDGAGRGADVVFGAILGTGVGAGIIIGGRIIPGRHLIAGEWGHNPLPWPSVEEVVRAPTCYCGRKGCLETWVSGPAFASDFKRQTGRETSSEAIIAEAVAGEAPAVAAYDAYLDRLARGLAHVVNILDPDVIILGGGMGKIERLYADLPTAVRPYVFSDAFTTPIRPPTHGDSSGVRGAAWLWPADPTP
- the rpsT gene encoding 30S ribosomal protein S20, translated to MANTASAKKAARVIARRTAVNQSRRSRMRTFLRKLDDAIASGDKTAATAALRAAEPEIMRAAQKGVLHKNTASRKVSRLAHQIAKIGA
- a CDS encoding 2-isopropylmalate synthase; translation: MTTSSKDRVVIFDTTLRDGEQCPGATMTLEEKLQVADLLDEMGVDIIEAGFPIASNGDFEAVVAIAKRIKNATVTGLARAGMADIDRAGEAVRHAVKPRIHTFLSTSPVHMKHKLQKEPDQVLEMVIASVARARNHVGDVEWSAEDGTRTEHDFLCRCVEAAIKAGATTINIPDTVGYTAPHEYKALFEMVRARVPNSDKAIFSVHCHNDLGMAVANSLAGVEGGARQIECTINGIGERAGNAALEEIVMAIKTRNDIFRYECGIDTKMLTRASKLVSTVTSFPVQYNKAIVGRNAFAHESGIHQDGMLKNTQTYEIMTPDSVGVKATSLVMGKHSGRNAFKDKLKHLGYSLTDNQLEDAFFRFKELADRKKVIYDEDIEALVDERIAHSQDSMKVMSLLVVAGTMGPQAATLTLDLDGVHKTVQATGNGPVDAVFNAIKAIVPHEAILELYQVHAVTAGTDAQAEVSVRLQAAGQTYTGKGADPDTLVSSAKAYLSALNKLIAKRERLHPQRGIEAAE